DNA from Pelodiscus sinensis isolate JC-2024 chromosome 1, ASM4963464v1, whole genome shotgun sequence:
GGGTCCAGCGTGGTCACTGCAGTACAGGAGGTCTGGGGGGAAATGGTAAAGCTACCGAGGCCAGCCACAAAGTGTTCAAAGGCTGCAATGCCAGATACACGGGACAGCTAACGGACTGGGTGTCTTCAGTTTGAAAACCAGAGATTAAGGCAGGACTTGGGGGACTTCAAATACTTCAACACCTGATGCAAAAGGGGTGGGGAAACGCTGTTTTCTCTtgccacagaggccagggaaggagACAGCGGGTTTGAACTCTAGCAGAGCAGATTAAAATGCAATTTCTGGGACAACTGCCTAGCTGGAGGAACAAGAGGACGATGGAAAAGAAGGTTTCGGATGCTGGCCAGCCGGCCGGCTGCCTAGTCAAAATTACAACAAAAGACATCCCATACCTTGGCAGGGGTCTGACCTCATGGCTCTCTAATTCTACAGTGTCAAGTCCTAGAGTGCATTGGGCCTGAGTGACAGACAAGTACAGGGactcgctcctggggcagcagggtgAAATTTACTGCTCTGTATTATACAGCAGGTCCAAGAGAGACCTGGCATCACAGAGATGTGGTGGGACTATGCCACTGATAAACAGGTGAATGGAATATTGGAAGAGCGGGTGCCGCTGGCTCAGGAAGACAggcagggggaaagggaggaggtgtgggtCAAAATTATTCCCCTTAATCCCAGAAAATAGACAAataagcaacgggcttaaacagcagcaagggaggtcgaggttggacattaggaaaaacgacTTAACTGTCCGGACAGGGAAGTATTGGAGTAAACAGCCTacagaggtggtggaatttccatcatggGAGCGtttaaagagcaggttggacGAACACCGTTAGGGATGCTCTACATGGCTCTTTGGCCTCCCTGCGTTGAGGGTACTGGACTTCTTGACCTCTCAGGGGCCGTTCGTTCTGCGTAACAGTCCATGCTCCCGTAAGCCTGGCGAATCTACCAGTAAATGAAGCAGAAAGGTCTTTATATTTACTGTCCCACAAAATAGGATTAAGGGGAAATTCTGAGGCTTGAACAAACCCTGGGCCAGGGCCTTGGAATTCCACCTTGTATGTTACATCTGCTAATCCTCTCTCCCGGAAGGACGCCCTGTACCACGGCCATGCAGCCagtctcagggctggggggcacccgctggggcaggcagggtgcacAGAAAAGAGGGACATTTTGTGCAGACTCACCCCTGTGGCAGGGCCTCCGGGATGTTAATAGCTAATGCAGAGCAGGAAGGACCCCGCATTCCCTGCCTGGGCCGTCGCGCCTGCGTAGCGCTGGGTTTGTGGAGAGGGGAGCCCCTCAGCAATGGATGGATACCTGGGAATGCTGAGACCGAAGTGTCTTCTCTGGGAATCCCCTTCAGGCAGCCGCGTCCCGCATCTCTCACTCCATCACCACCAGCAGCCTAGGCTGAGAGCTGACACAGGCGCGGGCACTGCTTATCACTGAGATGTTTGCAGTCCCAGGGGGCTTTGCtcagaccctggggggggggggtgtaaagaGGCAGGAGACCCGCCTGTCTGGGCTTCTGGGCTCCTTACCCAGCTGTAGcagtaaacagcaattaaggggcctcccccaggcagaggagaagtcctgggctctgggctgggtcaGGGAGGAATTGGCTGCTCGGTGCGTTTTGAGTATTTCAGAACTATGCTGATTAGGGAAGGACAGGCACCAGGGAGAATGAGGCTTCTTGCTGGGGTCTGGTCCCGTGTGAACGCCCAGGCATGCAGGACAGACCGGACACAGGGAGATCTGGAGCCAGAAGACTGACAGGAGACACAACACTTTCCGCAGGCCCGTGGGGCTGTCACTAAGGGGTCAGGAATCAGGGATCCTCATCCAGATCTATCATCATACTGGGCAGCACCTTCCCTACAGGCAGAACAGGGATCGGATGGGCATTGGCGCTGGGTTTGTTCTGTTCCTCTCGGTTCATTCCCTCCCTGTATCTCCCAGGGGGAATTGGAATTGAATGTGCCAGGCTGAGCCAGactttccagccctgccccggctgcAGGGGCTTGGATCCCCTATGCCTGTCCCTCTGGCTCTTGGGGGGCATTGCTCTGTACAGAGTTTCTGGAGGGTGGGGGATTGTGCACTGGAATGAGACTGAACAAATTCTCCTCTCTGGACTGACCCTGAGCACTGTCATCCACAAGCTGTGCTAGTTCAGGGCAGTGATACAGAAGCTACTAACACTCTGCAGCTGGCAAGGCTGATACGGCCTTCATCTGCAGCCAACGGCCAAGCCAGGCTCAGCTTGTCTGGGCTGGACGGTTGTGTTGATTACTTTTAATCGTTACTGGTGCTGTGGATTCTTCCACACGGTCCTTTCACTTTAGGTCCCCTTATGCTGGGCCCATTCCAGAGAGAAATAGAAACAGCCTCTCCCTCCTtgttgtaacatccttttagtgGTTTTAAAAcctctgtcatgtcccctctccatctgcttttttccaaactgaacaaaccCAGTATTTTCAACAGGCCCTCAAGGATCCAGGTTTCTAGAACTTTAAACGTTTTTTGctcctcttctctggactctctccagcgGGTTCACGTCTTTTCTGAAaagcggggcccagaactggacacaatactcccccTGAGGCTGAATCCGCACAGGAGAGCAAAGCAGAGGCAatatgacttctcgtgtctcctTTACACCATTCCTGCTAATGCAAGCCCAAATTTAGGTGTGCACTTTTTGCAAGCCTAACACTGTTCACTCATGTCTACATACCAGATGTGCccagatgagggcttggcccTAGTGGGGGTCTTgttggtcaggcttcattttgaaataaaatatactgtccaacacaaaagatttcagcatggtctttatttatgagaggggcagggaacctgttttgaatcaggggtcactgacccacagaaaagtccgtcagggccacacaagtgagatacgaaaacacagcccctcccaacCCTTCTAGCCTCACTAATGCGGCcctaactgtgctggtgggggcggggacagAGTGTCAgtgggtgccagggcaggggcctggggcaggggacagggtgtcagtgggtaccagggcaggggcctggagcaggggatagggtgccactgggtgccagtgggtgccggGGAAGGGTGCCAATGgttgctggggcaggagacaaggtgcttgtgggtgctggggcaggggacagggtaccagGGGGttccagggcaggagcctggggcaggggacagggtgtcagtggaTGCCAGGGCAGGGTCCTGGAGCAGGGGATAGGGTGTCACTGGATGCCAGTgggtgccagggcagggtgccaatggttgctggggcaggagacaaggtgcttgtgggtgctggggcaggggacagggtaccaggggatgccagggcagggggctggggcaggggacagggtgctggggcagggttccaatgggtgctggggcagggtggggcaagggacaggttgctagtgggtgctggggcagggtacttgtgggtctgagcagggagaggggactgggaccggtacctggggatcccgcAGCTGCTCACCAAGGCCCAGGAAATGCCCaggctgctcccccgtccccagaacAGCAGGGCGGTACCTGAAATACTGGTCCATCATgcgcctgatgccttcctgtgtGGGGTGGGAACGGCGGAAGGGAGAGTCCCGGAAtgagccagctggagccagcatgcTGGAGACTTTGCTCCTCCGCTGCCTTcctgtgaggggcaggggagaagagggggagtcCTGGACAGCACCAGCACTAACTCCTCAGGCAGCGCAGCGCGCGccttgctcctccactccccatggCAGTGCAAACCGCCCGAGCAGCCGGAGCCGGTGCAGTCCCagatccccaccccctcccccgtgcggaagagggcagcaggggaacaaagtccccagcgcgCAACGGACCAGCGTTTTAGGTACCGTGCTGGCTGTTGGGGCGGGGGGAAAGGAAGAGCAGCCCATGCACTTCCAGGACTTGGCctgcagctgcagaactccccccgcccctgctggaAGCCTGCGCTACCTCTGTTGTCCCTGGAGATAGCATCAGCTCAGCATTCatcttgggggtggagggcagcaagggggggggcccAAAAGCCTCGCGATTGACTGCTTGAGCCCCCAGGATTGACCAGTCGATCTcgatcgacaggttggtgacAACAGCTTTTGATTGTCCTTTCCACAGTCAGTAAATattgttcagaagcttcaggggatagtcgagttagtctggcacaggaaaaacttaaaaaacaacaaatggtctggtatcactttgtagactaacaaaacatgtcgatgggatcatgagcttccgtgggcacagcccacttctccatctgcatgttttgttagtctataaagtgctaccagaccatttattgttttttaagtatatacTGAAAGTATATactgggaggaggtgcaggagggatCTAGAGCCCTGGCAAGAGGGGTTAGGAGGAATagaccccacccctctcccccacccttctctTGCTGTTCAGCAGGCACCCGGGACACACAGGCTGCTGGGGGCACCCAAAGGGCAGAGGGAGGACCCTGTGAAAACTTGAACTCCACCCACCCTTCCCAACCTGAGCTTGGTGTCTGCTCCTTTGTGGCAtcacctgctgctgcctcagtttccaacTCCAGAGCTAGCCCCACCCAGACATTTGCCCCCAAGGCACACTCCCTGTGGCCAGCAAGAATGAGGGAGAATCAACCCTATCTATTCCATGAGTACCTTGTATAATATACTTTGAAACGCATCCTGATGACATAACCATGGTTAATTTCGGGGGTGTTGCTCTAAACACCGAGAGCCACCCCTCAGCCCTTAGTGTACTGCAGAGTGCTAGTCACTGAGTACTCCACAGTCAAGGTGCCCAATGGTTCCGGGAGGACGATCACGTCTTCGGGGAGCTCTCCTCCCGCCGGCTGCTCTGTCATGGCCAGTCCTCCATTGCTATCCGGGTTCTCAGGACAAGCATGTCTTACTCCATCTCTGCAGGCTCTACTCAGGGGGTCATATCCAAGTACCTCGGTGCTCCCATTGGTAGCTTAGACAAACCATATGGCTCATGGGGGGGGGTAGGTATTTGCCCGTCATCTCCAGTAATcatgagcattttgcagagactGGACCGGGTCCCTATCAACTCAGACACATGAGAGCTTCCTTAAGGGATGGCATGTATTAAGGCAGCTGTGTCCACCTCTTCTCTTACTCCAGCAATGTCCTCTGGGCACTACAGGTGCACTAAGACATAGCCTGGGTAGGGGTGTTCATCCAAGCTAAGGCCACGCAGGCCAaggactctcagggtatgtctagactacgtgcctctgtcgccagaagcaagtaaattagggtatgtctacactgccaccctagttcgaactagggtggttaatgtaggcaaccggaattgcaaatgaagcccgggatttaaatatcccaggcttcatttgcatcttgccaggcgccgccatttttaaatccccgttagtgcggactccgtgcccgcagctacacgtggcacggagtaggtagttcgaattaggctctctaatcctaactactgttactcctcgtggaacgaggagttgCCCTGTGGGATGGTGTCTCTGAATGCTGACTTCTGCATCGCTACAGCCAGGGGTTCTGTATGTTGGGAAGTCTCAGCTCTgtcaataagaacataagaacataagaatggccatactgggtcagaccaaaggtctatccagcccagtaccctgtctgctgacagtggccaatgcctggtgccccagaaggagtgaatcaaacaggtaatgatcaagcgatctctctcttgccatccatctccaccctctgacaaacagaggccaggaacaccattccttacccctcctggctaatagccatttatggacttaacctccatgaatgtatttagttctcttttaaaccctgttacagtcctagacttcacagcctcctcaggcaaggagttccacagattaattatgcgctgtatgaagaatttccttttatttgtttcaaacctgctgcccattaatttaatttggtggcccctagttcttatattgtgcttTGCAGCTTTCAGGATCTACACTTGTTGGGCAAGATCCTGGCACATGCTGCCCATCAGTAGACCGGACATGCACAGGAATGCTGTGCTAGCTGATTCCAGCAGCTGGGATTCCCAACACTCATTGGcagcctgcctctcctcctctctgACCTCTTTTGTCAACTGGGAACTACGTCTTTCTCTGAATCAGAAATGGACTAGAATTGTGTTCTGATATTGAGATTCTCGAGTAAACTGAGCCAGTCTAGTCTGATCGATCTTCTTGGCGGTCACTGCTCCTGGTTGGACCagtctgtgaagcagcctctctaCCCTCCATGAAACTTTCTCATCCCTTTGCTGGTGGGAATTAAGGAACTGACAGTAACCGTCCTCAGAGCCCCCTACACTTACAAATGTGTTAGTGAGTTTCAATGCTGAGCCTCTGTACTAGACATCTTAACTTGCTCTCATCAGTCATCCATGCCTATAGGTTCCTGTTGGGTCTTCTGTTCCgtcaatgatgataaactttcaaCTGCATGTGTGCGCGCGCTCCCTGATCTAATGCGTTAACCATGTGAATAAATCAACACAACAGACTCTGAGAGGGCCCCCAGAGActacaaatcagataaggatccaAAGCTTCTGGCCTGGTTTATTGCCAAGCAAcgtacaataatagttgtcagcgAACAGACTTGCAGCTGAGTCACTACACCTATGTATGCAGTGACGATGGACTAACACCCAACTAACCACTCTGGAGTCTACTGCCCCCCCCCAAAGTCAGTCGATGACCACCTTTTGGGGTGCACTTTTCTACACAGGTACAAAAAAGTTACTCATCactcctagcctctgtttgtccagaaatgggtgacagaggagggattacgtgaggattacctgttgcgttccctccctctggggcatctggtgctggccactgttggcagacaggaccctgggctatatggacctttggtctgacccattatggtcgttcttattttcttatgacgTACCAGGTTGTCACCCTGTGTTAGCTAGTTATCGCCCCTTACCTAACCCATGGGAGGTATCCATTACTATCCGTCATGCTATCAATTCAGACCTAGTTCTGGACCTGGGTGGGTATGTATGTTATTTGTGGGGAGTCGGTGGTACCAAGATGATTCTTAAGGAAGTGTTCTGATATGACCCCTCTGGGATGTGTTTTACGGTCTGTGCCTGGCACTGTGTGGCGTTCTTTATACTTGACCTCACCCGTACTATTTCTCTTTAACCAAGACTCTTTCCTGCTCACAGTTTCATcgagccaaagtcttgctcactgggtttcaggcctgctgattttaGGTTATagaccctcatcttactacatttGCCAGAATCCAGTATGACGCACGCCAGGAGTATTTTAGTTCAAACTTCTCTTCCCGAAATATTGGGATGTCCCCCCGCccacaaaaaaaaagttttgatagGAGATTTGCATAGCAAGGGACAACCTTTTCCAATGGTTAACATGGGGCTCTTGTCCCCTCCTCATCAGGCAACGCTTCAGCTGCTGAGTCACTGCCCAAAGAACTTGCACATTCGACCTTAGAAACTGGGAGGAGGGTTCTGTTGAGGGAAAAGTGAATGACATAGAAAAGGAACACTTGGTTGCCGAACACAAGAACATAAGGCAAAGCCCAAGAACTGTGATGCCCTAAAACATATAAACGCATTTGTTTTCCCAACTAAATTGGTCACTCAAGATGTTTTTGCAAGAGGTCTTGACCCAGGATCCTGGACGAACTCCCCCAAATGATGAATGCTTCTCTGATATCTAGttaggaagggggcaggagactCTGGGGGGGATTAtgtaaatatcagaggggtagccgtgttagtctgaatctgcaaaagcggcgaggagtcctgtggcaccttatagactaactgaagtgttggagcataagcttttgtgggcaaagacccacttcgtcagaagcatgcatctgacgaagtgggtctttgcccacgaaagcttatgctcctacacttcagttagtctataaggtgccacaggactcctcgccacttatGTAAGTACAgttgttcctgtctgcagcacagtCAGCAGGTGGCGTGATCTTTCACTCACTGTAATCAGTTTGGTGACTGTTGGATCACAAATAACGTTAGTGCTAAACACAGGAATAGTGAAATAGGTGTCGCACAAGATCTAGTGGGCTTCAGCTGCAGCCCTGGAAACCACAAGTTATGGCCTATATAcagcggcatgttgggagaaccttctggtgccctctgcccccagcgaGATCTGAGCACTGATTGAGCAAGGAGTGAGTAGCCTgcaagcagagaggaggctgctggaCTGGAATCCTCTTCTGTGTTCTTTATAAGAAGGACCAAAAAGGGCTTATAGGGCaccctgaggccatgtctacactaggaaatgatttcaaaatgagTAAATACAATATAATAACacccgatttaacaaaattaaacAAACGTGTCTACTTtccagggaagccttgaaattagtccgaggcagccCCAAGAAGCTCGAACATacagccccaagaagcactggggaataatttgttcgaattactctgaggagcagttatttcaaaatagcggcactgaCCTGTCCAccttactgctattttgaaataactattttgaaattaacattATTCCTCGAGGGaatcaggagtacagatttcaaaataagtggcccgctatttcggaataacaggcttggttgtGTAGCTTCCTTCCTGGGGACATGTTCAGCACAGtctttcttttctgtttgattttgtaaaatcaggagttattaagttgaatttagttatttcaaaaaacttttttagtgtagacatgccctagatgGGGAAAGAGGTGGAATTTTGGGTGGTGCGGTTAAAATCAATTAGAAAGGCAGCATAATGGTTAGCTATACGTAAGGTGATTCCCCAGTTTCTCATGCTAACAGAACATTAAGTTCAGGAAAAGGTTTAATGTCTTACGACTGTCCAGTAGGTGAGTCAGGAAAAGGGGCCCGGAACAATATCAACAGCAGCTCTGCAAAGTGATCAGTtggagaggcagagcaagaggAGAACACTTTAGATCCCTCTATGAGTTacgagctggagcagcctgccccggatctgtttggtcctcacacCGTAAATGATGGGGTTTAGTGTGGGAGGAACCAGGAGGTACATGTTGGCAGTGAGAATATGGAAATGTAGGGGCACATTTCTGCCAAATCGCTGTGtgaggaaggaaaaaagagctGAGCTATAAGAAGCTAAAATGACACagaggtgggagccgcaggtcccaaaagtcttgagccgggcctCCTGGgtgggaaggctgaagatggccctgaggatcagaGCATAGGACAGAGCAATGAAAAATATATCCAGACTGGTCACCAAGACAGCTACAGAAaggccgtagtaactactgatgcggatgtcggcgcaggccagcttcaccagGGTGATGTGTTCACAGTACGAGTGGGGGAtaatgttggttctgcaatatggccactgccttgccagGAAGGGTTGTGGGAGTGTGAGAATGCTGCCACGTAGGACCACCGTGAGACCTACCTTGGCCACTACtgggtttgtcaggatggtggaatgtcgcaGGGGATGGcaaatggccacgtagcgatcaaaagccatggccacgaagatcccggATCCTATCGCTGTGAAGCAGTGAATGaaaaacatctgggtgaggcaggcactgaaatcgatctccctggaattgaaccagaagatgctcagcattttgggcaggatggatgtagacaggaccaggtcggtgacggccatcatgcagaggaaatagtacatgggcacatggaggctcggctccctCTTCAcgatgaacaggatggtgaagttccccaagataGCGATGGCGTACATGACAAAAAAGGGGATAGAGATCCAGACGTAGAACCTCTCGAGACTAGGGatgccctgcaggatgaaggtggaggggttggtgaagtcacttgcgttggaatctgacatggagtcGAGAAGAAGGTGTCCAATGGAGGCAAAATAGTGTCTTCTGCATGTACTGTATGTTCCTGGGACTTCTTGTATTCACCCAGAGTGTAGAGTGATGGTGGCAGTACAAATTCCTGGATAGGGAGACAATGTAAATATGAGACACCACATAAAGAGTTGGAGGCTGTTCTAAGGGATGAAGTTAATTCATCAGTCTGCACACACtgaaaataatttattatttagAGAAATGAACTCTGAACAATTCCTGTCTATATTTGGTGATGCTCCATAAGTCAACAATCCCTATGGCTACAtgtacactggcatcctttttcagaaatgcttcaaacggaacagttttccgttataagtatttccggaaaaaggcgtctacattggcaggatgcttttccggaaaagcactttttctggaaaagcgtccgtgccaatctagactcgctttttctgcttttcgtcattttcgcgataggggcttttttgcggaaaagactactgtgctgtctacattggcccttttccggaacagtttttctggaaaaggacttttgcctgaacgggagcagcatagttttcccagaaaaacactgacaattttaaagtaaatcatcagtgcttttccggaaattcaaggggccagtgtagacagctggcaagttattccggaaaagcagctacttttccggaataagtggccagtgtcgACACAGCCATAGGCTGTGTTGTGGTCTGGGAAACCGTAACAGGCACCAGGAGGAAACACGAGTGTGGATATTGGCTATCCATCATTGTTCCATATTGCAATGAAACCCAAGCTAGAGAACTCTTGCTGTAGGGAGTTCCTTATTCACCTGGCAGCTCAAAATCTGAGAGCGGAGAAAGAAACCCAAACCTTTGCCAGGACACGTCAGGGTGTAGCATCGTAACTAGAATCCGAGTGACATTGACCTGCCTCCCCTCAGAAAAACCTGTTCATTTGCAGGAGTGGCCTAACAGAATGCATGGAAGCCTAACAAACTGAAATGAGAATACTGTGATGTGGAAATGCTCTCCATTTTGCTCACACGCTCTCTCTAAGGGATGTAGTGGATAGAGAGGGGGTTACCAAGACAGGCTACGACAATGGGGAATGGGCCATAAGAGAGAGGAGAGCAAAATAAAACTGGCATGTTTTCCATTCAAATGGATGCACAGAGCACTGTTCCAAAGCAGCAATATCTATAGACAGTGCTTCAAAAGAGACGATTTCCCCAAAGCCGAGGCAAATTAGCAAACAGTCTGATGGGGAGGAAAAATTCAGAAAGGAAGATGGGACTGAAAATTGGAATTCTTGAAGAAGAATTGACTAAAAATCATGATTCCGCTGTCTAGAATGTGGATAATGTTGGCTAAAAATCCAGTCTCGAGTCAAAAGTGAAGGCAGGTAGTAGGAGGAAGGCAGCAATACGTAAGGAATAGGGAGAACAGAGAATAGAGAGTCAGCAATACAAGTTGGAAGttaagaaaattgataagggatgGTAAAGTATTTAGGAAAAATCATTTGTGGCACGGTTAAGGATCACAAAAAGGAAGTTATTACATTGTagatttacccaacattgctcgggtccttaactcaaataagttttgtttttcttcatttaaatcattgctttggggtggggctgtggatgaagggttcagtactcaggctgccccaggaagaaaGGGCACAGCTGGCCCTCTCTCACTATAGCAGTTTGGGGACAGGTGAAaggtgcctgtccatggccactgcagctccagcaggcacagccggggaAGGGGTACATGTCCCATGGCTGGAGGACAGACAGGCACgcagacaaacagacacaaaaacaaatagacaaactctcagctagctccatccctggccccttgtggtcattctgcagtataaccgTCCCTTCTACTAGATCCCTCCTTTTCCACTTTATGAGAAACTaccacattccaggcacatcccattttcctggcacaaccaaaccataaCCTGGCTTTAAgtcatgataagaggaagctgcctaccaaatttgatggccctAGCTCAgacggtttaggaggagttcttgaacaaatggacccCCAAACAGATGGACAGTCATAAATTTCTAAATGATATTGTAAGATATTAAGAACAAAAGAAGTCCTATTCTTTTAGGCCATTTCTTACAGGGAGACAGGAAACTTGTTAATGTTGCAGAAAAGGAATGTGTATGGAGGAAATTATTTTGTTCTTCACTGGGAAAGAAGCAAACCGAGGCACTGATATCACCGGAGGTAATGAAATGTTTCCCAGTGTGTTAGCAGTGAAGGAAGATTTCCAACGGCATCTACAATGTAGCCTGAGAGATGCAAACACCAGAGTTACCAACTGACCAATGACTCACACAGCTCAGTCTGAAGAGAAGGCAAACACAGGCTCGTTCTGTGTAACAATGAAACAATTGAAAATaaggaatgttttaaaaaaaagatttgacaatgTTAGGAAACAGTGCAAAAACCTGGATGCAATTGTAGTTTTCATTCTCAGCTATAGGATACAGGCCACAGGAGGTGTTAATATTCCTCTTTTCAGAGACGGTTGGGCCTgagctggagtagtgtgtccagtttggTTCACCAATAAATAGGAAGGAGATAGAGTAACTGGGAAGGATCCAGAGGTGAGACAAAGAGGATCAAAGAGATGGAATAGGAACAAATGTTTAAGGAACTGTATATgcttaaattggaaaaagaaaattgGGAAAGGCTGCCATAAAAGGATGGAAAGAAGTTGTTCTCTTTCCCCATAGCTCGTGAGACAACAGGCAATGGCACAATAGCAGATTGAGGTGAAATTTCAGGAAAAATTTCACTGTAAAACCAGGCGGACAATGGAACAGATGCCTCAGGAGTTTGTGGAAGCTCCTTCGCTGGAGGTTTTCTAATAGAAGCCGGATGCTCATCTGTCCTGGATGATTTACACATGACAAAtcttgccct
Protein-coding regions in this window:
- the LOC102450127 gene encoding olfactory receptor 52P1-like — its product is MSDSNASDFTNPSTFILQGIPSLERFYVWISIPFFVMYAIAILGNFTILFIVKREPSLHVPMYYFLCMMAVTDLVLSTSILPKMLSIFWFNSREIDFSACLTQMFFIHCFTAIGSGIFVAMAFDRYVAICHPLRHSTILTNPVVAKVGLTVVLRGSILTLPQPFLARQWPYCRTNIIPHSYCEHITLVKLACADIRISSYYGLSVAVLVTSLDIFFIALSYALILRAIFSLPTQEARLKTFGTCGSHLCVILASYSSALFSFLTQRFGRNVPLHFHILTANMYLLVPPTLNPIIYGVRTKQIRGRLLQLVTHRGI